One region of Flavobacterium sp. GSB-24 genomic DNA includes:
- a CDS encoding DUF1810 domain-containing protein: MAYNKNELVRFLDAQNKLYLTALDEIKKGKKESPWMWFIFPQIKGMGSSDTSKFYEIKNADEAIAFLEHPILGKHLVEITAELIKKEKEKVNDIFGSTDAERLQSSMTLFASVQNSEPIFQEVLHKYFDGSSDFHTLQLLYNNL; the protein is encoded by the coding sequence ATGGCTTACAATAAAAATGAATTAGTCCGATTTTTAGATGCTCAGAACAAATTGTATTTAACAGCTCTAGACGAAATAAAAAAAGGCAAAAAAGAATCTCCATGGATGTGGTTTATCTTTCCACAAATAAAAGGAATGGGTTCAAGTGATACTTCTAAATTTTATGAAATTAAAAATGCCGACGAAGCAATTGCTTTTCTTGAACATCCAATTTTAGGTAAACATTTGGTTGAAATTACAGCCGAATTAATCAAAAAAGAAAAAGAAAAGGTAAACGATATATTCGGAAGTACTGATGCCGAAAGACTGCAATCCTCCATGACACTTTTTGCAAGTGTCCAAAATTCAGAACCTATCTTTCAAGAAGTTCTGCATAAATATTTTGATGGATCGTCTGATTTTCATACACTTCAGCTGTTGTACAATAACCTGTAA
- a CDS encoding dihydrodipicolinate reductase C-terminal domain-containing protein encodes MKIGLIGFGKTGKSVASILLENKKFCLEWVLRQSTTLEHRSVPEFFGVQSDEPGLIYSSSKTPIEELLESHPVDVIIDFSSHQGIYTYGEAAAKKNIKIISAISHYKDKELQFLKKLGQKTTVFWSPNITLGVNYLLFAAKFLKKIAPWVDIEVNEEHFKAKEGTSGTAIKIAEALDVDKENINSVRAGGIVGKHEVIFGFPFQTVRIIHESISREAFGNGVIFVAENIKEKEKGLYNFEDILTPYFAV; translated from the coding sequence ATGAAAATAGGATTAATCGGATTCGGAAAAACTGGAAAATCAGTAGCTTCAATATTATTAGAAAATAAAAAATTCTGCTTAGAATGGGTTTTAAGACAAAGTACAACTTTAGAACACAGATCGGTGCCTGAATTTTTTGGAGTGCAGTCAGACGAACCCGGCTTAATCTATTCTAGTTCCAAAACTCCTATTGAAGAATTGCTGGAAAGCCATCCAGTAGATGTAATTATAGATTTCTCTTCTCATCAGGGAATTTACACGTATGGTGAAGCTGCAGCAAAAAAGAACATCAAAATAATTTCGGCAATTTCACATTATAAAGACAAGGAATTGCAGTTTCTAAAAAAGTTAGGTCAAAAAACAACTGTTTTTTGGTCGCCGAATATTACTCTCGGCGTTAACTATTTATTATTTGCCGCTAAATTTTTGAAGAAAATTGCGCCGTGGGTTGATATTGAAGTAAATGAAGAACATTTTAAAGCTAAAGAAGGAACTTCGGGAACTGCCATTAAAATTGCAGAAGCGCTCGATGTAGATAAAGAGAACATCAATTCTGTGAGAGCTGGAGGTATAGTTGGAAAACATGAAGTAATTTTTGGTTTTCCTTTTCAAACGGTTCGAATTATACACGAATCAATTTCTAGGGAAGCTTTTGGAAACGGAGTAATTTTCGTAGCAGAAAACATCAAAGAAAAAGAAAAAGGATTGTACAATTTTGAAGATATCTTGACACCTTATTTTGCGGTTTAA
- a CDS encoding succinate dehydrogenase/fumarate reductase iron-sulfur subunit, whose translation MKLYLKIWRQFDTSSKGEMTDYEIDEVSEHMSFLEMLDLLNESLIQQGERVIEFDHDCREGICGQCGVMINGRAHGPLKNTTTCQLHMRSFKDGDTIYIEPFRAKAFPVLRDLKIDRKAFDSIIASGGFIGASTGQAPEANSIPISYETAEEAFDAAACIGCGACVASCKNASAALFVGAKITHLALLPQGKVEASKRAITMVKKMDEEGFGACSDTRACEIECPQGISVLSIAKMNLEYMKALAFRK comes from the coding sequence ATGAAGCTGTATCTTAAAATTTGGCGTCAATTTGATACGTCATCAAAAGGAGAAATGACAGATTATGAAATTGATGAAGTGTCTGAACATATGTCTTTTTTAGAAATGCTGGATCTTTTAAACGAATCTCTTATTCAGCAAGGTGAGCGTGTTATCGAATTTGATCACGACTGTCGTGAAGGTATCTGCGGTCAATGCGGCGTGATGATTAACGGACGAGCTCATGGTCCTTTAAAAAATACTACAACCTGCCAGCTTCACATGAGAAGTTTTAAAGATGGCGATACCATTTATATCGAACCTTTTCGCGCCAAAGCATTTCCTGTTTTAAGAGATTTAAAAATAGATCGAAAAGCTTTTGATTCTATTATAGCTTCTGGAGGTTTTATAGGCGCATCAACAGGCCAAGCGCCTGAGGCTAACAGTATTCCGATTTCTTATGAAACTGCAGAAGAAGCTTTTGATGCCGCTGCTTGTATTGGATGCGGGGCATGTGTGGCTTCATGCAAAAATGCCAGCGCCGCTTTATTTGTAGGTGCCAAAATAACACACTTAGCTTTGCTTCCACAAGGAAAAGTAGAGGCTTCTAAACGTGCCATTACAATGGTAAAGAAAATGGATGAAGAAGGCTTTGGAGCCTGCTCTGATACACGCGCTTGTGAAATCGAATGCCCACAGGGAATTTCGGTGCTTTCAATTGCTAAAATGAATCTGGAATATATGAAAGCTTTAGCTTTTAGGAAATAA
- a CDS encoding fumarate reductase/succinate dehydrogenase flavoprotein subunit, with protein MIDSKIPEGPLAEKWNNYKAKAKLVNPANRKKLNVIVVGTGLAGASCAASLAEQGYNVKSFCFQDSPRRAHSVAAQGGVNAAKNYKNDGDSTFRMFYDTIKGGDFRSREANVYRLAECSAALIDHAVAQGVPFAREYAGYLNNRSFGGVQVSRTFYARGQTGQQLLLGAYQSLERQASLGKVALYTRHEMLELVVIEGKAKGIIARNLETGILERHAADVVVLASGGYGKVYYLSTLAMGCNSSAIWRAHKKGAFMAGVSWIQFHPTSLPQHGANQSKLTLMSESLRNDGRIWVPKKAADDRDPNLIPEEERDYYLERRYPSFGNLAPRDISSRAAKERIDAGHGVGPMKNAIYLDFSDAINAQGKDKIEAKYSNLFAMYEKITGINAYKEPMLISPAAHFTMGGLWVDYELMTTIPGLFALGEANFADHGANRLGANSLLQACVDGYFIAPYTIPNYLAGELNAPKFDISHPAFEEAEKSVRRQLDRFLHTNGTLSADYFHKKIGRLLYEKCGLSRSREKLEEAIIEIRELKSSFEKDLRITGDNTLNSELEKAGRIADYIELAELMCYDALQREESCGAHFREEYQTPDGEAVRNDEDFCYVSAWEWKGNNQEPELHKEPLVFESVELAVRSYK; from the coding sequence ATGATAGACTCAAAAATACCAGAAGGTCCTCTTGCAGAAAAATGGAATAATTACAAGGCAAAAGCAAAGCTTGTAAATCCTGCAAATAGAAAAAAACTGAATGTTATTGTAGTCGGAACTGGACTTGCAGGCGCTTCATGTGCTGCATCGCTGGCTGAACAAGGTTATAATGTAAAGTCTTTTTGTTTTCAGGATTCTCCTAGACGTGCACATTCTGTTGCGGCGCAAGGTGGTGTAAATGCTGCTAAAAACTACAAGAATGACGGTGACAGCACTTTTAGGATGTTTTATGATACCATTAAAGGCGGAGATTTTAGATCCCGAGAAGCCAATGTGTATCGTTTAGCGGAATGTTCTGCTGCTCTCATCGATCATGCAGTCGCTCAGGGCGTTCCATTTGCAAGAGAATATGCTGGTTATTTGAATAATAGATCTTTTGGAGGCGTTCAAGTTTCGCGGACTTTTTATGCCAGAGGTCAAACGGGACAGCAGCTTTTGCTGGGTGCTTATCAATCATTAGAACGACAGGCTTCTTTGGGAAAAGTAGCTTTGTACACACGCCATGAAATGCTTGAATTAGTAGTTATTGAAGGCAAAGCCAAAGGTATAATTGCCCGAAATCTTGAAACAGGAATTTTAGAACGCCATGCTGCAGACGTAGTAGTTTTAGCTTCTGGAGGTTACGGAAAAGTATATTATTTGTCTACTTTGGCAATGGGCTGCAATAGTTCAGCAATTTGGCGCGCACATAAAAAAGGCGCTTTTATGGCAGGTGTAAGCTGGATTCAGTTTCATCCTACTTCATTGCCTCAGCACGGAGCAAATCAGTCCAAATTGACTTTGATGTCAGAATCGCTTCGAAATGACGGGCGAATCTGGGTTCCTAAAAAGGCTGCCGATGACCGTGATCCAAATCTAATTCCAGAAGAAGAACGAGATTATTATTTAGAACGCCGTTATCCTTCATTTGGAAACCTGGCTCCAAGAGACATTTCGTCAAGAGCTGCAAAAGAACGAATAGATGCAGGTCATGGCGTGGGACCTATGAAAAATGCGATTTATCTCGATTTTTCTGATGCCATTAATGCCCAGGGAAAAGATAAAATAGAAGCCAAATACAGCAATCTTTTTGCGATGTATGAAAAGATTACCGGCATTAATGCCTATAAAGAACCTATGCTGATTTCGCCCGCGGCGCATTTTACAATGGGCGGACTTTGGGTCGATTATGAATTAATGACCACTATTCCTGGATTATTTGCTTTAGGCGAAGCGAACTTTGCAGATCATGGCGCTAATCGTCTTGGAGCAAATTCGTTACTTCAAGCCTGTGTAGACGGCTATTTCATTGCGCCTTACACGATTCCGAACTATTTGGCTGGCGAATTAAACGCGCCAAAATTTGACATTTCGCATCCTGCTTTCGAGGAAGCTGAAAAAAGCGTTAGAAGACAACTCGATCGTTTTTTACATACCAACGGAACGCTTTCTGCAGATTATTTTCATAAAAAAATCGGACGATTATTATATGAAAAATGCGGACTTTCGAGAAGCAGGGAAAAACTTGAAGAAGCGATCATTGAAATTAGAGAACTCAAATCTTCTTTTGAAAAAGATCTTCGAATTACCGGCGACAATACTTTAAACAGCGAATTGGAAAAAGCAGGGCGGATCGCCGATTATATCGAATTGGCTGAATTAATGTGTTACGATGCCCTACAACGTGAAGAATCCTGTGGAGCACATTTTAGAGAAGAATACCAAACTCCAGATGGCGAAGCTGTTCGCAATGATGAAGATTTCTGTTACGTTTCGGCTTGGGAATGGAAAGGAAATAATCAAGAGCCTGAGTTACACAAAGAACCTTTGGTATTTGAATCGGTTGAACTAGCTGTGAGAAGCTATAAATAA
- a CDS encoding PQQ-dependent sugar dehydrogenase → MRKNLPFSIKKRLFNYFLSIFALLLSLQSYSQYITQNLAPTAVIKEGLALEQSSDGRIFIAERGGIVKVFQNNAVSTVFTVTTVTDNEQGLLGLTLHPNFTTNGYIYVFYAINDGGVIRHRIERVKIDNANQVVSRQEILLLEPIGGGFHNGGDLKFFNGFLYVTVGDSQQNTNSQDLDTYKGKILRLTEDGLPAPGNPYYGTGSVQRQSIWVYGFRNPWRLVANTTANKLFVLDVGTSWEEVNEISNPAIRNYAWGHPQGGDGKQTETNLFTNPIFTYATGSIGNALTNGLLYNPTTPRYPDLQGKFIIKDFLRNAIRSFDPNIPDPVSTEFYTAPHQQALGMMLGNDGYIYYCAYGNNGSLIKLDYIETAAPTIVNHPVSQSIMQTTPVTFTVSASGVGLSYQWQFNNVNISGANAASYTISNVTTANAGAYRVIVSNTAGNVTSNPATLTVTPFSNAPTVTIVSPLPTLKWNADDVVHFEATATDIEDGTLPASAFSWNIDLFHEDIPGAGHSHPGASPQGVKSGDFTASNQGEKTPNVWYRFTVKVTDSNGLTASTFVDIKPNLVDVTVTSSPALLALEFNQKPVTAPSTKQVVANASLQTLNAPTPQYVGNIRYDFDHWDHGGAANQTFKAPATGTAVYTAVYTATTLPNAPYLGIIAQIPGIIEAENYDVGPSAYFDSNGGGDTAYRAGDGVGTEACSEGGFNLAYVAKNEWLKYTARVNTTGNYNINLRVASPYNTRKLHLEVDGVNVTGTVNIPNTTGFQAWQTVTIPNIPLTQGARVITLFFEEGDINVNKMEFVITGSTTAPIADFEVNTQMGCLNTAVTFTSVSVGTVDNYVWNFGENATPATATGIGPHSVIYSTEGTKTVSLTVSNTIGNNKKEIAYMVHNCSLGVENPNGQSNKIIVFPNPSTGIFHLSKELEWTVYSPLGTKVKQGKGNLISISEHPTGIYFVKTNAASKAISISKQ, encoded by the coding sequence ATGAGAAAAAATCTACCCTTTAGTATCAAAAAGCGATTGTTCAATTATTTCTTATCAATTTTTGCTTTATTACTTTCGCTGCAATCCTATTCACAATATATTACCCAAAACCTAGCTCCTACAGCGGTCATTAAAGAAGGGCTCGCACTGGAACAATCTTCTGATGGAAGAATTTTTATTGCAGAAAGAGGCGGAATTGTCAAAGTATTTCAAAACAATGCTGTCTCGACTGTTTTTACTGTAACTACTGTAACGGACAATGAACAAGGTTTACTTGGATTAACCCTGCATCCCAACTTTACCACAAATGGTTACATTTATGTATTCTACGCCATTAACGACGGCGGTGTAATCCGACATCGTATTGAGAGAGTCAAAATCGATAATGCTAATCAAGTAGTCAGCAGACAGGAAATTCTACTTTTAGAACCTATTGGCGGTGGATTTCATAATGGTGGTGATTTAAAGTTCTTTAACGGATTTCTATATGTAACCGTTGGAGATAGTCAGCAAAATACAAACTCACAAGATCTTGATACTTATAAAGGAAAAATTCTTCGGCTAACAGAAGACGGTCTGCCCGCGCCTGGAAATCCGTATTATGGAACCGGTTCTGTACAAAGACAAAGCATCTGGGTTTATGGATTTAGAAATCCTTGGAGGTTAGTTGCCAATACAACAGCCAATAAATTATTTGTACTGGATGTTGGAACTTCATGGGAAGAAGTAAACGAAATCAGCAATCCAGCAATTCGCAATTATGCTTGGGGACACCCACAAGGTGGCGATGGAAAACAAACAGAAACCAATTTATTTACCAATCCGATATTTACTTATGCAACCGGAAGTATCGGAAATGCTTTGACCAATGGCTTATTATACAATCCAACAACGCCTCGTTATCCTGATCTTCAGGGAAAATTTATTATAAAAGATTTTCTTCGAAATGCCATTCGATCTTTCGATCCTAATATTCCAGATCCAGTTTCAACTGAGTTTTATACCGCACCACACCAGCAAGCACTCGGAATGATGTTAGGCAACGATGGTTATATTTATTATTGCGCTTACGGAAATAATGGTTCGCTAATTAAACTTGATTATATAGAAACTGCTGCGCCAACAATAGTAAATCATCCTGTTTCTCAAAGTATTATGCAGACTACTCCTGTAACTTTTACGGTTTCTGCAAGCGGCGTTGGGCTTTCCTATCAATGGCAGTTTAATAATGTAAATATTTCGGGAGCAAATGCTGCTTCTTATACCATTTCGAATGTTACAACAGCAAATGCAGGTGCTTATAGAGTGATAGTTAGCAATACTGCAGGCAATGTAACCAGTAATCCTGCAACGTTAACAGTAACACCATTTAGTAATGCTCCAACAGTTACGATTGTTTCTCCTTTACCAACTTTAAAATGGAATGCCGATGATGTAGTTCATTTTGAAGCAACAGCAACAGATATTGAAGATGGAACATTACCAGCAAGTGCATTTTCATGGAATATTGATCTTTTCCACGAAGATATTCCAGGAGCTGGGCATTCACATCCTGGTGCAAGTCCGCAAGGCGTAAAATCTGGTGATTTTACAGCATCTAATCAAGGCGAAAAAACACCAAATGTTTGGTATCGTTTTACAGTAAAAGTAACCGACAGCAATGGCTTAACAGCATCAACCTTTGTAGACATTAAACCAAATTTAGTAGATGTAACTGTAACAAGCTCTCCTGCTCTATTGGCTTTAGAATTCAACCAAAAACCAGTTACAGCACCATCAACAAAACAAGTTGTAGCCAATGCCTCTTTGCAGACACTAAATGCTCCAACTCCGCAATATGTTGGAAACATTAGATATGACTTTGATCATTGGGATCATGGCGGAGCGGCTAATCAAACCTTCAAAGCACCTGCAACAGGAACCGCAGTTTACACAGCTGTTTATACGGCAACAACACTTCCAAACGCACCTTATTTAGGAATAATAGCTCAAATTCCAGGCATTATCGAAGCTGAAAATTATGACGTTGGTCCAAGTGCTTATTTTGACAGCAATGGCGGCGGTGACACAGCTTACAGAGCTGGCGATGGCGTAGGAACTGAAGCTTGCAGCGAAGGCGGATTTAATCTTGCGTATGTGGCTAAAAACGAATGGCTCAAATACACTGCAAGAGTAAATACAACAGGAAATTATAATATCAATCTAAGAGTCGCATCGCCTTATAATACCCGAAAATTACATCTTGAAGTCGATGGTGTAAATGTAACTGGAACGGTAAATATTCCAAATACTACTGGCTTTCAGGCTTGGCAGACAGTTACCATTCCAAACATTCCTTTAACGCAGGGGGCGCGTGTGATTACTTTATTTTTTGAAGAAGGCGACATCAACGTTAATAAAATGGAATTTGTAATAACGGGAAGCACAACTGCACCAATTGCAGATTTTGAAGTTAATACCCAAATGGGATGCCTTAATACTGCCGTTACTTTTACTTCTGTTTCGGTTGGAACTGTTGATAATTATGTGTGGAATTTTGGTGAAAATGCGACGCCCGCAACTGCAACAGGAATTGGTCCTCACAGCGTAATTTATTCAACCGAAGGAACAAAAACCGTTTCATTAACGGTTAGCAATACCATTGGAAACAATAAAAAAGAAATTGCTTACATGGTGCATAATTGCAGTCTTGGCGTTGAAAATCCAAATGGACAATCCAATAAAATCATTGTTTTTCCAAATCCTTCAACTGGAATATTCCACTTATCTAAAGAATTAGAATGGACTGTTTATTCGCCTTTAGGAACTAAAGTAAAACAAGGAAAAGGAAATTTAATTTCTATTTCAGAACATCCAACGGGTATCTATTTTGTAAAAACAAATGCTGCTTCTAAAGCAATTTCTATCAGTAAACAATAA
- a CDS encoding acetyl-CoA C-acetyltransferase produces MKPDTIRKVAIVGYNRIPFARANTAYSSVGNKEMMTAALTGLIDKYGLKGKLLGEVAGGAVIKHTYDNNLIRECVMQTSLDPATPACDLQQACDTGIESAVYIANKIALGQIESGIAGGVDSISDMPIAVSEKLRKILLDARKAKSLGEKIKLFLKLRPKDFSPLVPKNEESQTGLSMGGHTEITAKHYKISREDQDQFALKSHLNMAKAYDEGFFNDMITPFNGLEKDNNLRKDSTIEKLAKLNPAFDKVNGTLTAGNSTPLTDGASCILLASEEWAKEQGLPILAYITFAEIAAIEYVKNQQNLLLAPLFAASRMLEKAGLNLQDFDYYEIHEAFAAQVLATLKIWESPELSESIGLKKALGSIDRNKLNVKGSSLAAAHPFAATGGRIIGVMAKLLNEKGSGRGFVSICAAGGQGVTMIIEK; encoded by the coding sequence ATGAAGCCAGATACAATAAGAAAAGTAGCCATTGTAGGTTACAATAGAATACCTTTTGCAAGAGCCAATACGGCTTATTCGAGTGTTGGCAATAAAGAAATGATGACCGCAGCACTCACTGGTCTTATTGATAAATACGGGCTGAAAGGAAAATTATTAGGCGAAGTTGCTGGCGGAGCGGTTATTAAACATACCTATGACAATAATTTGATCCGCGAATGTGTGATGCAGACTAGTCTTGATCCTGCAACTCCTGCGTGCGATTTACAGCAGGCATGTGACACTGGAATTGAAAGCGCAGTTTATATCGCTAATAAAATTGCCCTGGGACAAATTGAATCTGGAATTGCAGGTGGTGTCGATTCTATTAGTGATATGCCGATTGCTGTCAGCGAAAAGCTTAGAAAAATATTATTAGATGCTAGAAAAGCAAAATCATTGGGAGAAAAAATCAAATTATTTCTAAAACTTCGCCCAAAAGATTTCAGTCCGTTAGTTCCTAAAAATGAAGAATCGCAAACTGGACTTTCAATGGGCGGGCATACCGAAATCACTGCCAAACATTATAAAATCTCAAGAGAAGATCAAGATCAATTTGCTTTAAAAAGTCACTTGAATATGGCAAAAGCTTATGATGAAGGATTTTTTAATGATATGATTACGCCTTTCAACGGATTAGAAAAAGATAACAATTTACGCAAAGACAGCACAATTGAAAAATTAGCCAAGCTAAATCCAGCTTTCGATAAAGTAAACGGTACTTTGACGGCAGGAAATTCTACGCCGTTAACAGATGGGGCTTCTTGTATTCTTCTAGCAAGCGAAGAATGGGCAAAAGAACAAGGGCTTCCTATTTTGGCTTACATTACGTTTGCAGAAATTGCTGCTATCGAATACGTTAAAAATCAGCAGAACCTTTTATTAGCTCCACTATTTGCTGCTTCCAGAATGCTCGAAAAAGCAGGATTAAATCTTCAGGACTTTGATTATTATGAAATTCACGAAGCTTTTGCCGCACAGGTTTTAGCTACTTTAAAAATTTGGGAAAGTCCAGAACTCAGCGAATCGATTGGTTTAAAAAAAGCTTTAGGATCTATTGATCGAAATAAATTAAACGTAAAAGGAAGCAGCTTAGCAGCCGCTCATCCCTTTGCTGCAACTGGCGGCAGAATCATTGGCGTAATGGCAAAATTGCTTAACGAAAAAGGTTCTGGAAGAGGTTTTGTCTCTATTTGTGCCGCTGGTGGACAAGGCGTTACTATGATAATCGAGAAATAA